One stretch of Sylvia atricapilla isolate bSylAtr1 chromosome 4, bSylAtr1.pri, whole genome shotgun sequence DNA includes these proteins:
- the PPEF2 gene encoding serine/threonine-protein phosphatase with EF-hands 2, with product MGSGSSVNVKYKYSLQKSENAFKAAVLIQQWYRRHVARLEMRRRCTWRIFQSIEYACEQDQIQLHNFFSYLMDQFTPSSSKERDFISRMFISGESYKEAELEKYCDYESIEVPDSYTGPRLSFPLLPDHATALLEAFQQKQQLHARYVLNLLHETRKHLKQLPNISHVSTCYSEEVTVCGDLHGQLDDLFLIFYKNGLPSPSKSYVFNGDFVDRGKQSLEILVILFTFLLIYPKEVHLNRGNHEDHMVNLRYGFTKEVMQKYKVHGKKILKMFQNVFCWLPLATLIDQKVLIIHGGVSDTTDLDMLEKIRRDKFVSVLRLKKRKESSRKPEIQAINGERESGADAAGNEAAPRLSLHPHSAQAPSTANRLEFSRWLRQTVQEQIDTCRRLVDISESEPEELTYSSMVSLKDVDELCLTRQEEWKQILDVLWSDPMPQEGCRENKVRGGGCYFGPDVTEKFLEKYSLQFLIRSHECKQEGYEFCHNRKVLTIFSASNYYEIGSNRGAYVKLGPDLIPHFVQYQANKTAHMLTMTQRISRVEESAFRALREKLFAHTSALISAFKAYDGDNTGRITLHNWATAVESVLRLGLPWRMLRPQLVRSTKDGMLEYKSWLDDLAMEQRSQEHIQSSLLEVIYRNRSNLETIFRIIDRDHSGLISFEEFQQTWKLFSSHMNIELTDDGINDLVRSIDFNKDGNIDFNEFLEAFRLVKQCPV from the exons ATGGGATCTGGTAGTTCTGTAAATGTCAAGTACAAGTACTCCCTGCAGAAGTCTGAAAATG CTTTCAAGGCAGCTGTCTTGATCCAGCAGTGGTACCGGCGCCATGTGGCTCGGCTGGAAATGCGCCGCCGCTGCACCTGGAGAATCTTTCAATCCATTGAGTATGCCTGTGAACAGGATCAGATCCAG CTTCACAACTTCTTCAGTTACCTCATGGACCAATTCACaccaagcagcagcaaagaga GGGATTTTATCAGTCGCATGTTCATAAGTGGGGAAAGTTACaaagaggcagagctggaaaaatacTGTGACTATGAATCTATAGAGGTGCCAGACTCCTACACCGGACCCCGTCTCTCTTTCCCACTCCTCCCTGACCATGCCACAGCCTTGCTGGAAGCTTTCCAACAGAAACAA CAGCTCCATGCTCGCTATGTCTTAAACCTCCTGCATGAGACCAGGAAGCACCTCAAGCAGTTGCCAAACATCAGCCATGTCTCCACCTGCTACAGTGAGGAGGTCACCGTGTGTG GAGACTTGCATGGCCAGCTGGATGACTTGTTCCTCATCTTTTACAAG AATGgccttccttccccttccaagTCCTACGTGTTCAATGGGGACTTTGTAGACAGAGGCAAGCAGTCCCTTGAGATCCTTGTTATCCTCTTTACTTTTCTCCTGATCTATCCCAAGGAGGTTCATCTCAACCGCGGGAACCATGAGGACCACATGGTGAACTTACG CTATGGTTTCACCAAGGAAGTGATGCAGAAATACAAG gtGCATGGGAAGAAAATCTTAAAGATGTTTCAGAATGTCTTCTGCTGGCTGCCCTTGGCCACCCTGATTGATCAGAAAGTCCTCATTATTCACGGGGGTGTCTCTGACACCACTGACCTGGATATGCTTGAGAAAATTCGAAGAGACAAA tttgtttctgtgttaaggctgaagaaaagaaaggagtcaagcagaaaaccagaaatacagGCCATAAATGGGGAGAGGGAATCAGGCGCTGATGCAGCAGGGAATGAGGCAGCTCCCAGGTTGTCTCTGCATCCCCATTCAGcccaggctcccagcacagccaacaGGCTGGAGTTCTCCAGGTGGCTCCGGCAGACGGTGCAGGAGCAAATTGACACGTGCCGCCGGCTGGTGGACATCAGTGAGTCAGAGCCAGAGGAGCTCACCTATTCCAGCATGGTCTCCTTGAAGGATGTGGATGAGCTGTGCTTGACTCGCCAGGAGGAGTGGAAGCAG ATTTTAGATGTCCTCTGGAGTGACCCCATGCCTCAGGAGGGCTGCAGAGAAAATAAGGTGCGAGGTGGCGGCTGCTACTTTGGGCCTGATGTGACAGAGAAGTTCCTTGAGAAGTACAGCCTGCAGTTCCTGATCCGCTCTCACGAGTGCAAGCAGGAGGGCTACGAGTTCTGTCACAACCGCAAG GTGCTGACCATCTTTTCAGCGTCAAACTACTATGAGATTGGCAGCAACAGGGGAGCCTACGTGAAGCTGGGACCAGACCTTATCCCCCACTTTGTTCAGTACCAAGCAAACAAGACAGCCCATATGCTCACTATGACCCAAAG AATCAGCAGAGTAGAGGAGTCAGCCTTTCGAGCCTTGCGGGAGAAGCTCTTTGCTCACACCTCAGCCCTCATCAGTGCCTTCAAGGCCTATGACGGGGACAATACAG GAAGGATCACGCTGCACAACTGGGCGACAGCAGTGGAGTCAGTGCTGCGGCTGGGGCTGCCTTGGCGAATGCTGAGGCCGCAGCTGGTGCGCAGTACCAAGGATGGCATGCTGGAATACAAATCATGGCTGGACGACCTGGCCATGGAGCAGAGGAGCCAAGAG CACATCCAGTCGAGCTTGTTGGAAGTCATTTATCGAAACAGATCCAACTTAGAGACCATATTCAGGATCATAGACAGAGACCATTCAG GTCTCATCTCCTTTGAGGAATTCCAGCAAACTTGGAAGCTGTTCAGCTCCCACATGAATATTGAACTCACAGATGATGGCATTAATGACTTGGTTCGCAGCATTGATTTCAACAAGGATGGGAACATTGACTTCAATGAGTTCCTGGAAGCCTTCCGCCTTGTCAAACAGTGCCCAGTGTGA